The Anolis sagrei isolate rAnoSag1 chromosome 10, rAnoSag1.mat, whole genome shotgun sequence genome has a window encoding:
- the VGLL1 gene encoding transcription cofactor vestigial-like protein 1: MEDRKEDAAKLGKSKQPVKTEWGAQYVVFTYFQGDINSVVDEHFSRALSSTKIPQDLSRKGNGGGDVMVKSESHPPQPQQWSYSPQWAKPYQGPLSESPSALANADPFPSPVLRGGPPSAMELWHLPSGGTPAPGYPPSMPLAQGPLHEAKYGGSLLGLLHQQERGPSSVQEPNESGSTCLSGSARLQNIGQSLTAAGSLPANDRRRDLFF, from the exons ATGGAGGACAGGAAGGAGGATGCTGCCAAGCTGGGCAAAAGCAAGCAGCCGGTGAAGACGGAGTGGGGAGCCCAATATGTCGTCTTCACTTACTTTCAGGGAGACATTAACAGCGTGGTGGATGAACACTTCTCTCGGGCCCTGAGTTCAACCAAAATTCCCCAGGATTTGAGCAGAAAAGGCAACGGAGGAGGAGACGTCATGGTCAAATCAG AGAGCCACCCGCCTCAGCCCCAGCAGTGGAGTTATTCGCCCCAATGGGCCAAGCCCTACCAGGGGCCCCTGAGTGAGAGTCCATCCGCTTTGGCCAATGCTGACCCCTTCCCGTCTCCCGTCCTGCGGGGCGGCCCTCCTTCGGCCATGGAGCTGTGGCACTTGCCCTCCGGAGGGACCCCTGCCCCGGGATACCCGCCCTCCATGCCTCTTGCGCAGGGCCCCCTCCATGAAGCCAAGTACGGAGGGTCCTTGCTGGGCCTCTTGCACCAACAAGAGAGGGGCCCCTCTTCCGTCCAGGAGCCAAACGAGTCCGGATCCACCTGTCTTTCCGGCTCTGCCAGATTGCAAAACATCGGCCAGAGCTTAACTGCTGCGGGAA